AATGGTGGCGATCGAAGGGGGTAAGCAGGCGCCCGATGGGCCGTTCTGGAACGAGTTCCCCGATCGCGTTGCCGATATCCTGATTCTCGTCGGCGCCGGTTACGGGGTTGGCATTCCAGCCTTGGGTTGGGCGGCTGCCGGTTTTGCAGTCCTGACCGCTTACACGCGTGAACTCGGTCGCGCCTGCGGGCTGCCGGCCGATTTCTCCGGCCCGATGGCCAAGCAGCACCGTATGGCGGTGATCACCATGGCGGCCCTCCTGTCACTGTTGGAGCCGCTTTGGCGCGGCCACAACGAGGTGCTGGTTATCGCTCTCTGGATCATCGCCACAGGGGCCGCTTTAACCGCTCTCATGCGAGCAATTAATGTCGTACGGGGGTTGCGCGCCCGCTGAGCTGTCGGGCACTCGGTGCGGTAACGGCGGAATATGCACGCCCCCCGAGCTGACTTCCGCTGTCATTTATCAAGCGGGAAGATCGGCCGGCGGGCGCGGCGATAGGGCAGCTTGGTCAGGTCCGGCGTGCAGAGCGCGCCGCTGTCGCAGACGATCACCTTGCCGGCGATCGGCTCGAAGGCGGCCCGGAAATGCTGCATCGACTTCAGCCCGACGATGCGCTTGGCCGCAGGGTCGATACCGAAGGCGCGGAACTGCTGCAGGTCGTTCATCTGCGCGCGGATCGTGGTGACGAGGATTTCAATGTCGCCGACGCGCAGCACGGCGCAGGGCCCCCAACTCGCGTGCAGCCCGCCCATCATCGGCCCGTCCCCGACATAGTCACCGTCGCTCAGGCTGACGAGCGTGCCGGTGACGGAAAGCGGCCCGCCGCCGATCTCGGGATCGACCTTGCCGCCGAGCCTGACGGACACTGCCGTGCCTGGCTGTGCCCGGTGCAGTTCGGCAGCAGTCTCCGGATCGACGATCGGGCCGAAGCAGGCATCCTTGAGATCGGCCGCGATCATGCCTTCGAGCAGCCCTGTCGCATCGCCATAGCCCCCGCCGCCGGGATTGTCGGCATAGTCCGCGATGATCAGCGGGCCCGATGTCGCGACATAGGCGGCAGCCTCCGCGACGGCATCGTCCACCGGGAGGAAGGGCGTCACCATCTCGAAGCGGCGCTGCCACATGTCGTCGACCAGCGCCTCGGCGAAGCCGCGATGCCGGTCGAGATCGCCCTGGCAGGTCACGAGGACGGTCGGGCCGACCTCTTCGATATCGGCATTGCCGAAGCCGCCATTGACGCTGACGGCGAAGACATCCGTCTGCTTCTCGTAGGCCTTTGCCTTGGCGATGCGCTCGACCATCGGGCCGATATCGGTGCGCCCGCCATTGACCTCCTCCAGCATCGGCCGCTCGGCACGCAAGGTCACCGGCCTGATCTCCCCCGCCATCGTGCGCTGCATGATGTCGGCGGCCAGCCGCCCGGTCTCGCGGACGTCGACATGTGGATAGGTCTTGTAGGAGACGACGATATCAGCCAGCTCGGTCATCTTCCGGGTGACGTTGGCATGGGGATCGAGCGTGATGCCGATCGGCACGTCGGGGCCGAGAACAGCGCGCAGCCGCTCCAGCAATTCGCCTTCGCCATCCTCGCAGAACTCCGTCACCATTGCGCCGTGCAGGCCGAGCAGCACGCCGTCGATCGTCCCGGCATGGGCCCTGGCCGCTTCGACGATCACGTCGGCGATGCGATCGAAGGCATCGCGCGTCACCGGGCCCGAGGGCTGGGCTGCGGCGCTGATCGCATGGATCACTCGCCAGCCGGCCGGGCGGCCGATGTCGAGGAATCCGGCGATCGGGGTATTCGCCTTCCCACGCTCCGTGATCGCCTCGTCGCCAAGCCGGATGCCGCGATCCGTGAAGGCGGCATAATCGGCCGGGCAGCGGCTGAAGGTGTTGCTCTCATGCGAGAACTCGGCGGTCAGCACGGTGAAGGTCATGGCGTTCCCTGCGGTTCTCTCTTGTTTCTGTCCGATGGTGGTCGTCAGCCGTCGCGCAGCGGCCGGCGGATATCGAGCGCCTCGATCAGCGCGTCGCCGAACAGGTTGATGGCGATGACGGTGGTGGCGATCACGAGGCCGGGGAAGATGATGATCCAGGGCGCGATGAAGATCTGCGCCGTACCGGAACTCATCATCGCCCCCCAGCTCGGGACCGGCGGCTGCGCGCCGAGCCCGAAGAAGCCGAGCGTCGCCTCGAGTACGATGGCATCGCCCGTCGCGAGCATCCCGGCGACGATGACAGGCGTCATCGCGTTGGGCAGAAGATGGGCGAACAGCACGCGCCCAGGCCCCGCGCCAGCCGTCACCGCCGCATCGACGAAGAGTTCGCCCCGGAGCGCCATCACCTGCGCCCGCGTCAGCCGGGTGAATTGCGCGAGATAGGCAATGGCGATGGCGATCGCGGTGGAATGCAGCCCCGGCCCGAGGATCGCGATCAGGATCAGTGCCAGGAGGATTTCCGGGAAGGACCAGGTCAGGTCGACGATGACGGTGACGACCCGGTCGAAGACGCCGCCGAAATAACCGGCTGCGGCGCCGAGCGTCGCGCCTGCGATCACCGAGAGTGCGATGGAGAGCACACTGACGCTGAGCG
Above is a genomic segment from Bosea sp. NBC_00550 containing:
- a CDS encoding CDP-alcohol phosphatidyltransferase family protein produces the protein MAKDENRRPLASRDSGWARAIARRLSAAAVTPNQISMASMVMAAFAGVAFWQAGTAGAGIRVVLLLTAALFCQFRLLCNLFDGMVAIEGGKQAPDGPFWNEFPDRVADILILVGAGYGVGIPALGWAAAGFAVLTAYTRELGRACGLPADFSGPMAKQHRMAVITMAALLSLLEPLWRGHNEVLVIALWIIATGAALTALMRAINVVRGLRAR
- a CDS encoding M81 family metallopeptidase, whose product is MTFTVLTAEFSHESNTFSRCPADYAAFTDRGIRLGDEAITERGKANTPIAGFLDIGRPAGWRVIHAISAAAQPSGPVTRDAFDRIADVIVEAARAHAGTIDGVLLGLHGAMVTEFCEDGEGELLERLRAVLGPDVPIGITLDPHANVTRKMTELADIVVSYKTYPHVDVRETGRLAADIMQRTMAGEIRPVTLRAERPMLEEVNGGRTDIGPMVERIAKAKAYEKQTDVFAVSVNGGFGNADIEEVGPTVLVTCQGDLDRHRGFAEALVDDMWQRRFEMVTPFLPVDDAVAEAAAYVATSGPLIIADYADNPGGGGYGDATGLLEGMIAADLKDACFGPIVDPETAAELHRAQPGTAVSVRLGGKVDPEIGGGPLSVTGTLVSLSDGDYVGDGPMMGGLHASWGPCAVLRVGDIEILVTTIRAQMNDLQQFRAFGIDPAAKRIVGLKSMQHFRAAFEPIAGKVIVCDSGALCTPDLTKLPYRRARRPIFPLDK
- a CDS encoding ABC transporter permease, translating into MSRPSLAGRLARSPRGAICALFLLALVLCAIFAPWIAPYDYAAQKLSIANTPPSAAHWLGTDEFGRDLLSRIIRGARTSLSVSVLSIALSVIAGATLGAAAGYFGGVFDRVVTVIVDLTWSFPEILLALILIAILGPGLHSTAIAIAIAYLAQFTRLTRAQVMALRGELFVDAAVTAGAGPGRVLFAHLLPNAMTPVIVAGMLATGDAIVLEATLGFFGLGAQPPVPSWGAMMSSGTAQIFIAPWIIIFPGLVIATTVIAINLFGDALIEALDIRRPLRDG